The proteins below are encoded in one region of Halalkalicoccus jeotgali B3:
- a CDS encoding alpha/beta hydrolase, translating to MGELDPQAEALLETVETMSRPPTYALSPESAREQLAELFASEGDPVDRVEDFSISGPDGSIPVRLYAPAGEDHPLLVFYHGGGWVIGDVETYDAVCRALSNAADCAVLSVDYRLAPEHPFPAAVEDAYTALEWAAEYAERINCDPRRVAVGGDSAGGNLAAATSLMSRDRDGPEIAYQLLIYPAVASPAVHEFPSHEENAEGYLLEAASIEWFVERYLPDPVDHRNAYAAPLLARDYSDLPPATVLTAGFDPLRDEGREYADRLESAGVPVERHEYEGMIHGFVNLLDHLDAAGEAIDALGADLDEAFR from the coding sequence ATGGGCGAACTCGACCCGCAGGCCGAGGCGTTGCTCGAAACCGTCGAGACGATGAGCCGACCGCCGACGTACGCGCTCTCCCCCGAGAGCGCCCGCGAGCAACTCGCCGAACTGTTCGCGAGCGAGGGCGATCCCGTCGACCGGGTCGAGGACTTCTCGATTTCCGGACCCGACGGATCGATCCCCGTCCGACTCTACGCGCCTGCGGGTGAGGATCACCCCCTGTTGGTGTTCTACCACGGCGGCGGGTGGGTTATCGGCGACGTCGAGACGTACGACGCGGTCTGTCGCGCCCTCTCGAACGCTGCCGACTGTGCGGTGCTCTCGGTGGACTACCGCCTCGCGCCCGAACACCCGTTTCCGGCGGCCGTCGAGGACGCCTACACCGCCTTGGAGTGGGCCGCCGAGTACGCCGAGCGGATCAACTGCGATCCTCGGAGGGTGGCCGTCGGCGGCGACAGCGCCGGGGGCAACCTCGCGGCGGCCACCTCGCTGATGAGCCGGGATCGGGACGGCCCGGAGATCGCCTACCAACTGTTGATCTACCCCGCCGTCGCTTCGCCCGCCGTCCACGAGTTCCCGAGCCACGAGGAGAACGCCGAGGGCTACCTGCTCGAAGCCGCGAGCATCGAGTGGTTCGTAGAGCGCTACCTCCCCGATCCCGTCGATCACAGAAACGCCTACGCCGCGCCGCTGCTCGCGCGCGATTACTCGGACCTTCCTCCGGCGACCGTCCTGACCGCAGGCTTCGACCCGCTTCGCGACGAGGGCCGGGAGTACGCCGACCGACTGGAATCAGCGGGCGTTCCGGTCGAGCGCCACGAATACGAGGGGATGATCCACGGGTTCGTGAACCTGCTCGACCACCTCGACGCCGCGGGCGAGGCGATCGACGCGCTCGGGGCGGATCTCGACGAGGCGTTCCGGTAG
- the dph2 gene encoding diphthamide biosynthesis enzyme Dph2 — protein MSQNEFSEGDLRNTGMALKHDREWDYELDRIVEAVHDRDAKKVGLQFPEGLKRRGPKVTDDLRELLPEDVTVMMSGQPCYGACDLDTYMMRRTDVFVHFGHSPMKESEKIIYVPLFSNVEVLPIIEESLEEIEGEEVGLVTTAQHMNRFEEMREFLEERGYEVHTRKGDDRLTHEGQVLGCNYASADIDADNVLYVGGGKFHPLGLAMEHPEKNVVIADPVNNVVTVADTEKFMKQRYGAVHRAMDAEKWGVIFCTKIGQGRWDQAEEIVDNNENAYLITMDEVTPDRLRNFDMDAFVNTGCPRITTDDGPQFHKPMLTPGEYEIAVGNKPLDALEFDTFHGTW, from the coding sequence ATGAGCCAGAACGAGTTCTCCGAGGGCGATCTGCGAAATACGGGGATGGCGCTGAAACACGACCGGGAGTGGGACTACGAACTCGACCGGATCGTCGAAGCGGTCCACGACCGGGACGCGAAAAAAGTGGGCCTACAGTTCCCCGAGGGGCTCAAACGCCGCGGCCCGAAGGTGACCGACGACCTTCGAGAGCTCCTGCCCGAGGACGTCACCGTCATGATGTCGGGCCAGCCCTGCTATGGCGCCTGCGACCTCGACACCTACATGATGCGCCGGACCGACGTGTTCGTCCACTTCGGGCACTCCCCGATGAAGGAATCGGAGAAGATCATTTATGTTCCCCTCTTCTCGAACGTCGAGGTCCTCCCCATCATCGAGGAGTCCCTCGAAGAGATCGAGGGCGAGGAGGTCGGCCTCGTCACCACCGCCCAGCACATGAACCGATTCGAGGAGATGCGCGAGTTCCTCGAAGAACGTGGCTACGAAGTCCACACCCGCAAGGGCGACGACCGGCTGACCCACGAGGGGCAGGTGCTTGGCTGTAACTACGCTTCCGCCGATATCGACGCCGACAACGTGCTCTACGTCGGCGGCGGGAAGTTCCACCCGCTCGGGCTGGCGATGGAACACCCCGAGAAGAACGTCGTGATCGCGGACCCCGTCAACAACGTCGTCACCGTGGCGGACACCGAGAAGTTCATGAAACAGCGTTACGGCGCGGTCCACCGCGCGATGGACGCCGAGAAGTGGGGCGTGATCTTCTGTACGAAGATCGGGCAGGGCCGGTGGGACCAGGCCGAGGAGATCGTTGATAACAACGAGAACGCCTACCTGATCACGATGGACGAGGTCACCCCCGATCGCCTGCGAAACTTCGACATGGACGCCTTCGTCAACACGGGCTGTCCGCGGATCACCACCGACGACGGCCCGCAGTTCCACAAGCCCATGCTCACCCCCGGCGAGTACGAGATCGCGGTCGGGAACAAGCCGTTGGACGCCCTCGAATTCGACACGTTCCACGGCACCTGGTAG
- a CDS encoding ThuA domain-containing protein has protein sequence MVQVTVWNEFRHEREDEAVKEQYPDGIHEVLAECLAERGFETRTATLDEPEHGLTEAVLEDTDVLLWWGHAAHDEVEDAIVERVHERVLDGMGLLVLHSAHYSKIFKRLMGTSCSLKWREEGERERLWVVEPSHPIAAGVEEFIELSEAEMYGERFDVPEPETLVFNSWFEGGNVFRSGCCYRRGSGKIFYFRPGHETYPIYRRPEIQQVIANAVRWAAPTEGPEPTYGEREPIEHLD, from the coding sequence ATGGTTCAGGTCACCGTCTGGAACGAGTTCCGCCACGAACGCGAGGACGAAGCCGTCAAAGAGCAGTACCCCGACGGCATCCACGAGGTCCTCGCCGAGTGCCTCGCCGAGCGCGGGTTCGAGACCCGGACGGCGACGCTCGACGAACCCGAACACGGACTCACCGAGGCGGTTCTCGAGGACACCGACGTCCTCCTGTGGTGGGGTCACGCCGCCCACGACGAGGTCGAAGACGCGATCGTTGAGCGGGTCCACGAGCGCGTCCTCGACGGGATGGGGCTGCTCGTCCTCCATTCGGCCCACTACTCGAAGATCTTCAAGCGCCTGATGGGAACCTCCTGCTCGCTCAAGTGGCGCGAGGAGGGCGAACGAGAGCGCCTGTGGGTCGTCGAGCCGAGCCACCCGATCGCTGCCGGCGTCGAGGAGTTCATCGAACTGTCCGAGGCCGAGATGTACGGCGAGCGCTTCGACGTTCCCGAACCCGAGACGCTGGTTTTCAACTCGTGGTTCGAGGGGGGTAACGTCTTTCGCTCGGGGTGTTGCTACCGCCGCGGGTCGGGGAAGATATTCTACTTCCGGCCGGGCCACGAGACGTATCCGATCTATCGTCGTCCCGAGATCCAGCAGGTGATCGCAAACGCCGTCCGGTGGGCCGCCCCCACCGAGGGACCCGAGCCCACGTACGGCGAGCGAGAACCGATCGAGCACCTCGACTGA
- the hisF gene encoding imidazole glycerol phosphate synthase subunit HisF codes for MLTKRIIPCIDVDVDEEGNAAVYTGVNFEDLEYTGDPVEMAKAYNESGADEFVFLDITASAEGRETMLDTVSQVADEVFIPLTVGGGIREKEDIKETLRAGADKVSINTGALERPELITEGARAFGSQCIVISVDSKRRFDERGEHYAEIDGESCWFECTVKGGREGTGIDVIEWAEEAESRGAGELFVNSIDTDGTKSGYDLPVTSAVCEAVSTPVIASSGAGGPEHMHEVFEEADADAALAASIFHFGEYSIEEVKEYLDERGVPVRR; via the coding sequence ATGCTCACGAAACGGATCATCCCCTGTATTGACGTCGACGTCGACGAGGAGGGCAACGCCGCGGTCTACACCGGTGTCAACTTCGAGGACCTCGAGTACACCGGCGATCCCGTCGAGATGGCGAAAGCCTACAACGAATCGGGCGCCGACGAGTTCGTCTTTCTGGATATCACCGCTTCGGCGGAGGGCCGCGAGACCATGCTCGACACCGTCTCGCAGGTCGCCGACGAGGTGTTCATCCCTCTGACAGTGGGTGGCGGGATCCGAGAAAAGGAGGACATCAAGGAGACCCTGCGAGCCGGCGCGGACAAGGTTTCGATCAACACCGGGGCCCTAGAGCGGCCGGAACTGATCACCGAGGGCGCGCGCGCCTTCGGCAGCCAGTGTATCGTCATCAGCGTCGATTCGAAACGCCGGTTCGACGAGCGGGGCGAACACTACGCCGAGATCGACGGCGAATCGTGCTGGTTCGAGTGCACCGTCAAGGGCGGGCGCGAAGGGACGGGAATCGACGTGATCGAGTGGGCCGAGGAGGCTGAATCCCGCGGTGCCGGCGAGCTGTTCGTCAACTCCATCGACACCGACGGTACGAAATCGGGCTACGACCTGCCCGTCACGAGCGCAGTCTGTGAGGCGGTCTCGACGCCGGTGATCGCCTCCTCGGGTGCCGGTGGACCCGAGCACATGCACGAGGTCTTCGAGGAGGCGGACGCCGACGCCGCGCTCGCGGCCTCCATCTTCCACTTCGGGGAGTACTCCATCGAGGAGGTAAAGGAGTATCTCGACGAGCGGGGGGTCCCCGTCAGACGGTAA
- a CDS encoding METTL5 family protein, giving the protein MDTKRALERHLSRVRGFDEPRVELEQYPTPAGIAAHLVHIADLRGDLGGTVLDLGTGTGMLALGVALRSPERVIGLDADPAAIETARENARRVDPPRDPDWVLGDGGRPGLCPAGATVLMNPPFGAQRGRRGADRRFLASALDVADVVYSIHNAGSRGFVESFAADRGWRMTHAYGLAFDLDRQFEFHERERTTIEAECYRLVRE; this is encoded by the coding sequence ATGGACACGAAGCGGGCGCTCGAACGGCATCTCTCGCGGGTCCGGGGGTTCGACGAGCCGCGCGTCGAACTCGAACAGTATCCCACGCCGGCCGGCATCGCCGCCCACCTCGTCCACATCGCGGACCTCCGGGGCGACCTCGGAGGGACGGTACTCGACCTCGGGACCGGCACCGGGATGTTGGCGCTGGGGGTCGCGCTCCGGTCTCCAGAGCGGGTGATCGGCCTGGACGCCGACCCCGCGGCGATCGAAACCGCCCGCGAGAACGCCCGTCGGGTCGATCCACCCCGAGACCCCGACTGGGTGCTCGGGGACGGCGGGCGTCCCGGGTTGTGTCCCGCGGGCGCGACCGTGCTCATGAACCCGCCCTTCGGCGCCCAGCGGGGCCGACGCGGCGCCGACAGGCGGTTCCTTGCGAGTGCGCTCGACGTCGCGGACGTGGTCTACTCGATCCACAACGCCGGCAGCCGAGGGTTCGTCGAGTCGTTCGCCGCGGATCGCGGCTGGCGGATGACTCACGCCTACGGGCTCGCGTTCGACCTCGACAGGCAGTTCGAGTTCCACGAGCGCGAGCGGACGACGATCGAGGCCGAGTGCTACCGGCTCGTCCGCGAGTAG
- a CDS encoding potassium channel family protein, translating to MYLIVVGAGSIGTEILSVGATSGHEIVVIDRDRERAERAGREFDCLVLHADATDREVLREAGADRADAIICTTEADPTNIMVLLLAKELGIPSLISVVQDPQHTKVFEEAGATTLGNPQRLIAEHLYRAAERPSIVDVMHLSGEAEVFEVMVTEGAPIAGRTLLEADTAGLLNEGVLIVAVERGEAVLTPRGETEIHAGDVLTIFSQAGITPAVMGPFEDGRKRRG from the coding sequence ATGTACCTGATCGTCGTGGGCGCGGGCAGCATCGGCACCGAAATCCTCTCGGTGGGCGCGACCTCGGGCCACGAGATCGTCGTTATCGACCGCGACAGGGAGCGAGCCGAGCGCGCGGGTCGCGAGTTCGACTGTCTGGTGTTGCACGCCGACGCCACCGACAGGGAGGTGCTCCGGGAGGCGGGTGCCGACCGGGCGGACGCGATCATTTGTACTACCGAGGCCGACCCGACGAACATCATGGTGCTGTTGCTCGCAAAAGAACTGGGTATCCCCTCACTGATCTCGGTGGTACAGGACCCCCAGCACACGAAGGTCTTCGAGGAGGCCGGCGCGACCACCCTCGGAAACCCCCAGCGTCTGATCGCCGAACACCTCTACCGGGCGGCAGAACGCCCCTCGATCGTCGACGTGATGCACCTCTCGGGTGAGGCGGAGGTATTCGAGGTGATGGTCACCGAGGGCGCGCCGATCGCCGGGCGAACCCTCCTGGAGGCCGATACGGCGGGGCTGCTCAACGAGGGGGTGTTGATTGTCGCCGTCGAGCGCGGCGAGGCGGTACTCACGCCCCGCGGAGAGACGGAAATCCACGCCGGGGACGTGCTGACGATCTTCTCACAGGCGGGCATCACGCCGGCAGTGATGGGCCCCTTCGAGGACGGGCGAAAGCGCCGAGGTTAA
- a CDS encoding DUF7550 family protein: MSDRAEREDRVDATGEEATGMTDEDPGTQKAAVSAPEKEQPTVKAPLAKRTTAPQSPYSMRQAGIGAAVLLVGLLVTFAVPLLLL, encoded by the coding sequence ATGAGCGACCGAGCCGAGCGGGAGGACCGCGTCGACGCCACCGGCGAGGAGGCGACCGGAATGACCGATGAGGACCCCGGCACCCAGAAGGCCGCCGTCAGCGCCCCCGAGAAGGAACAGCCAACGGTCAAAGCACCCCTTGCAAAGCGCACCACCGCCCCCCAGAGCCCCTACTCGATGCGCCAGGCCGGGATCGGCGCCGCGGTGCTGCTGGTCGGGCTGTTGGTCACCTTCGCCGTTCCCCTTCTGCTGTTGTAG
- a CDS encoding uracil-DNA glycosylase family protein, with translation MENVTDRTSNPFGMRPACETACSAGVEAVFGYGDANADFHVIGDHPAIHGGANTAVPFTQTPAGEAIQRALFETGFAGEPYSDEPHLSNCFLSYLHMCCPPDGDPTAESYANMERFFDAELRAIAAHVLVSVGERATEHVIDQYTARNGRIELDMATLHATEIRGSGFLVVPVREPTDWSEGDGEAFIETIAAIRGSDYRRTADLSRFLGTDELYFVR, from the coding sequence GTGGAGAACGTAACCGACCGGACGAGCAACCCCTTCGGAATGCGCCCCGCCTGCGAGACGGCCTGTTCTGCGGGCGTCGAGGCGGTCTTCGGCTACGGCGACGCCAACGCCGATTTCCACGTCATCGGCGACCATCCCGCGATCCACGGCGGCGCGAACACCGCGGTTCCGTTCACCCAAACGCCCGCGGGCGAGGCGATCCAGCGGGCGCTGTTCGAGACCGGCTTCGCGGGCGAGCCCTACAGCGACGAGCCCCACCTCTCGAACTGCTTTCTGAGCTACCTCCATATGTGCTGTCCGCCCGACGGTGACCCGACCGCCGAGAGCTACGCGAACATGGAGCGCTTTTTCGACGCCGAACTCCGGGCGATCGCCGCCCACGTTCTCGTGTCCGTCGGCGAACGCGCGACCGAACACGTCATCGACCAGTACACCGCCCGAAACGGACGAATCGAGCTCGACATGGCGACGCTTCACGCGACGGAGATCCGCGGCAGCGGCTTTCTGGTCGTTCCCGTCAGGGAGCCGACCGACTGGAGCGAGGGCGACGGCGAGGCGTTTATCGAGACCATCGCGGCGATCCGGGGCAGCGACTACCGCCGGACGGCGGATCTGAGTCGGTTTCTGGGCACCGACGAACTGTACTTCGTACGCTGA
- a CDS encoding TrkH family potassium uptake protein, with the protein MGGTPATVGRDLGRVLLAFSGLVFVSVAVSLVWGEYYAIPGLLVSGAIPLSLGWALSRRYADAREPGKFHGMVIAASGWLLIALFGSLPFLAVAWTVTLAPDRFGTPEMTSTLRAFRSPLNALFESMSGFTGTGLTMADRESVLPRTLQWWRSFSEWVGGVGVIVLTTAILTRAGSGSLTLYESEARSERIHPSIVSTVRTIWWIFLLFTFLSISALWLAGMPLWHAINHAMTGLSTGGFSVTDASIATYDSASIDAALLPVMVAGSIAFPVHYLVLRGDLAAIRGDVQTRWLLVGFSALALLLSALLYVEGTYETASEALRFGAFQFVSAATCTGFQTANDLGTGWSPLAQLTVAAGMVVGGAAGSTAGGIKLIRLITLSKGTVYRIGGVFYPRNAVRHLRIDGRTLDDAAASREFEEAAIIALLWGVFLGAGTVVLLLSVRAPLENVLFEVASAQSNVGLSTGITGPAMPTVVKVAFLFNMWIGRLEIVPVLVVLRALISRRGLYA; encoded by the coding sequence ATGGGGGGAACTCCGGCGACGGTCGGGCGCGACCTCGGACGGGTACTGCTCGCGTTCTCCGGGCTGGTCTTCGTCTCGGTGGCCGTCTCGCTGGTCTGGGGCGAGTACTACGCGATCCCCGGGCTCCTGGTCTCGGGAGCGATCCCGCTCTCGCTCGGGTGGGCGCTCTCGCGGCGGTACGCCGACGCGCGCGAACCCGGGAAGTTCCACGGAATGGTGATCGCCGCCTCGGGCTGGCTTCTGATCGCGCTGTTCGGTTCGCTTCCCTTTCTCGCGGTCGCCTGGACGGTTACGCTGGCCCCCGACCGGTTCGGCACACCCGAAATGACGTCGACGCTCCGGGCGTTTCGATCGCCACTGAACGCCCTCTTCGAGAGCATGAGCGGCTTTACCGGAACGGGACTGACCATGGCCGACCGCGAGAGCGTGCTTCCCCGCACGCTGCAGTGGTGGCGCTCGTTTAGCGAGTGGGTCGGCGGTGTCGGCGTGATCGTGCTCACGACCGCGATCCTCACACGGGCGGGAAGCGGTTCGCTCACGCTGTACGAGAGCGAAGCCCGCTCCGAGCGGATCCACCCCAGCATCGTCTCGACGGTGCGGACGATCTGGTGGATCTTCCTGCTGTTTACGTTCCTCTCGATCAGCGCCCTTTGGCTCGCCGGAATGCCGCTGTGGCACGCGATCAACCACGCGATGACCGGGCTCTCGACCGGTGGCTTTTCGGTCACCGACGCGAGTATCGCGACCTACGACAGCGCGTCCATCGACGCGGCGCTGCTCCCGGTGATGGTCGCCGGCTCGATCGCCTTCCCGGTCCACTATCTCGTTCTCCGGGGCGACCTGGCGGCGATCCGCGGGGACGTCCAGACGCGATGGCTGCTCGTGGGATTCTCGGCGCTCGCGCTTTTGCTCTCTGCCCTGCTGTACGTCGAGGGGACCTACGAGACGGCGAGCGAAGCGCTGCGGTTCGGTGCGTTCCAGTTCGTCTCGGCTGCGACGTGTACGGGCTTTCAGACCGCAAACGACCTGGGAACCGGGTGGTCGCCGCTGGCACAACTGACGGTCGCGGCGGGGATGGTCGTCGGCGGGGCGGCCGGATCGACCGCGGGCGGGATCAAACTCATCCGGTTGATCACGCTCTCGAAAGGGACGGTCTACCGGATCGGCGGCGTCTTCTACCCACGAAACGCGGTTCGTCACCTCCGGATCGACGGGCGGACCCTCGACGACGCGGCGGCCTCCCGGGAGTTCGAGGAGGCGGCGATCATCGCGTTGCTCTGGGGGGTGTTTCTGGGGGCGGGCACGGTGGTCCTGTTGCTGTCGGTCCGTGCGCCGCTCGAAAACGTCCTCTTCGAGGTGGCAAGCGCCCAGAGCAACGTTGGCCTCTCGACGGGGATCACCGGTCCTGCCATGCCGACGGTAGTGAAAGTGGCCTTCCTGTTCAACATGTGGATCGGGCGCCTCGAGATCGTCCCCGTTCTCGTCGTGCTCAGGGCGCTGATCTCACGCCGGGGTCTGTACGCGTGA
- a CDS encoding DNA-directed RNA polymerase subunit L: MELRVLSREDRELALEIAGEDHTFMNVLKGSLLETEGVTAATYDVNPEQSGGQTDPVLTVTTAEGVDPLDAISEAAANIQETTDAFRDAFAAA, translated from the coding sequence ATGGAACTGCGCGTACTCTCCCGGGAGGATCGGGAGCTGGCACTGGAGATCGCCGGCGAGGACCACACCTTCATGAACGTCCTCAAGGGATCGCTGCTCGAAACCGAGGGCGTCACCGCCGCGACCTACGACGTCAACCCCGAGCAGTCGGGCGGGCAGACCGATCCGGTCCTGACCGTGACCACCGCGGAAGGCGTCGATCCGCTCGATGCCATCTCGGAGGCGGCCGCCAATATTCAGGAGACGACCGACGCGTTCCGCGACGCCTTCGCCGCGGCCTAA
- a CDS encoding rhomboid family intramembrane serine protease, which produces MSVADAVGALAWQALLALALVGSAWVALRIAGRDRRVRSALRERFYLGVPWGSLIVLGGVLAVYLFVQGGLNHWSDPLSIPFSAWSYSYPFGVAFSAFSHAGPDHLLGNLTTALVFAPLAEYVWGHVPEDGSEPDGARGARSDPRVRAFVLFPLGVVGAGLATGLFSWGPVIGFSGVVFALVGFVLVRHPFLTVVALAVRSAVGTVLDALGAPVSVVEVTPAVSPPWWYGIAIQGHALGFLIGVLAGVVLCRRRETGTDPIALWLGTVLTTLSLSLWAVWWVRGPQTYVLYRALGVVLVFALAAAVVAALAATDRPLWGSVTHRRVATAALVVPLVAMCLIAIPLNLTTVDTQPREAGVDAGEYTVFYDEEVENRMFSVVDVEAFGETTGVTTSGVIVTNPKRGVWSQQVSAATLETDGSAAVRVGGLTWSETIAVERTGWEVANGTVYAVHFETGGERVHAFDSEPVRVDAVVDGRTITLHSESGRFLVEVDGASATGRVPVPEPGEERAVGGIAIRNDEGTLIASDGATTVPIAREETYSRTSR; this is translated from the coding sequence ATGTCGGTCGCGGACGCGGTCGGTGCCCTCGCGTGGCAGGCCCTCCTCGCCCTCGCGCTGGTCGGATCGGCGTGGGTCGCCCTCCGAATCGCGGGTCGCGACCGGCGCGTCCGCTCGGCCCTGCGCGAGCGCTTTTACCTCGGCGTCCCGTGGGGATCCCTGATCGTTCTCGGTGGCGTCCTCGCGGTCTACCTGTTCGTCCAGGGCGGGCTGAACCACTGGTCCGACCCCCTCTCGATTCCGTTTTCGGCGTGGTCGTACTCCTACCCCTTCGGCGTGGCCTTCTCGGCGTTCTCCCACGCCGGCCCCGACCACCTGCTCGGGAACCTCACCACCGCCCTCGTCTTCGCCCCGCTCGCGGAGTACGTCTGGGGACACGTCCCCGAAGACGGCTCCGAACCGGACGGTGCCCGTGGCGCGCGTTCGGACCCGCGGGTCCGCGCGTTCGTGCTCTTCCCGCTCGGCGTGGTCGGAGCGGGCCTCGCGACGGGGCTGTTCTCGTGGGGACCCGTGATCGGTTTCTCGGGGGTCGTCTTCGCGCTGGTCGGGTTCGTCCTCGTGCGCCACCCATTCCTCACAGTGGTCGCCCTCGCTGTCAGAAGCGCCGTGGGGACTGTCCTCGACGCGCTGGGAGCACCCGTCAGCGTCGTCGAGGTGACCCCGGCCGTCTCCCCGCCGTGGTGGTACGGGATCGCGATTCAGGGCCACGCGCTCGGCTTCCTCATCGGGGTGCTCGCCGGCGTGGTGCTCTGTCGGCGCCGCGAAACGGGGACGGACCCGATCGCGCTCTGGCTCGGGACCGTCCTCACGACGCTCTCGTTGTCGTTGTGGGCGGTCTGGTGGGTCCGCGGCCCGCAGACGTACGTCCTCTATCGGGCCCTCGGGGTCGTCCTCGTGTTCGCGCTCGCGGCGGCCGTCGTCGCCGCACTCGCCGCGACCGACCGCCCACTGTGGGGGTCGGTGACCCACAGGCGGGTGGCGACGGCGGCACTCGTCGTCCCGCTGGTCGCGATGTGTCTGATCGCGATCCCGCTGAACCTGACGACGGTCGACACTCAGCCCCGCGAGGCGGGGGTGGATGCCGGCGAGTACACCGTCTTCTACGATGAGGAGGTCGAAAACCGGATGTTCTCGGTCGTCGACGTCGAGGCCTTCGGCGAGACCACCGGGGTGACGACGAGCGGGGTGATCGTCACCAATCCCAAGCGAGGCGTCTGGAGTCAGCAGGTCTCGGCTGCAACGCTCGAAACCGACGGGAGCGCGGCCGTCAGGGTCGGCGGACTGACGTGGAGCGAGACGATCGCGGTCGAGCGGACGGGCTGGGAAGTCGCCAACGGAACGGTCTACGCCGTGCACTTCGAAACAGGCGGCGAGCGGGTCCACGCCTTCGACTCCGAGCCCGTTCGGGTCGACGCCGTCGTCGACGGTCGGACGATCACGCTCCACAGCGAGTCGGGGCGCTTTCTCGTCGAGGTCGACGGCGCGAGCGCAACCGGGCGTGTACCGGTCCCCGAACCCGGCGAGGAACGAGCGGTCGGAGGGATCGCGATCCGGAACGACGAGGGGACGCTGATCGCGAGCGACGGGGCGACGACCGTCCCGATCGCCCGCGAGGAGACCTACTCGCGGACGAGCCGGTAG
- a CDS encoding YlbF family regulator, with protein sequence MSVETESTTAETTDIEGLAGELGEAIARTEEYAAYEEAQEQVTESEHAQDKIDEFESLRQEFMLARQTGDATQEDLRRLQEAQQELHSIPVMAEYLEAQAELDAKLEALNEAISQPLSVDFGEQAGGCCQD encoded by the coding sequence ATGAGCGTCGAAACCGAGTCGACGACGGCCGAGACGACCGACATCGAGGGGCTTGCGGGCGAACTCGGCGAGGCGATCGCCCGGACCGAGGAGTACGCCGCCTACGAGGAGGCCCAAGAGCAGGTCACGGAGAGCGAACACGCACAGGACAAGATCGACGAGTTCGAGTCCCTGCGTCAGGAGTTCATGCTCGCCCGACAGACCGGCGACGCGACCCAGGAGGACCTCCGGCGGCTGCAGGAGGCCCAACAGGAACTGCACTCGATTCCCGTAATGGCCGAGTACCTCGAAGCGCAGGCGGAACTCGACGCGAAGCTCGAAGCGCTCAACGAGGCGATCTCCCAGCCGCTCAGCGTCGACTTCGGCGAGCAGGCCGGCGGCTGCTGTCAGGACTGA
- a CDS encoding MBL fold metallo-hydrolase: protein MPRSDWGDWLVREIEESSPDGVAVWYLGCNGFVLKAADGTTLFIDPYLGTGDPPRTVRMIPVPFDPEDVGEADALLVTHEHTDHVHGESQAPILQNTGATMYAPEDSLDVVRTQEAWHEAWDLTEEQFVDVYEDEVHNIGSFTVNVEPANDPDASHPVSYVIEHEAGTFFHGGDARPGEFAPIGEDYDIDLGVLAFGTVGTIPDKETGEPQRTKWYSDETQIIESANDLRLDRLLPSHWDMWKGLTADPKNLHHHAASFEYPRRLELVEIGDRVDL from the coding sequence ATGCCACGAAGCGACTGGGGCGACTGGCTGGTGCGCGAGATCGAGGAGAGTTCCCCCGACGGAGTAGCCGTCTGGTATCTTGGCTGCAACGGGTTCGTCCTGAAGGCCGCGGACGGGACCACCCTCTTTATCGATCCGTATCTGGGGACCGGCGACCCGCCGCGAACGGTCAGGATGATTCCCGTCCCGTTCGACCCCGAGGACGTCGGGGAGGCCGACGCGTTGCTCGTCACCCACGAGCACACGGATCACGTCCACGGCGAGAGTCAGGCCCCGATCCTCCAGAACACCGGCGCGACGATGTACGCCCCCGAGGACAGCCTCGACGTCGTCCGCACACAGGAGGCGTGGCACGAGGCGTGGGACCTCACAGAGGAGCAGTTCGTCGACGTCTACGAGGACGAAGTCCACAATATCGGCTCGTTTACGGTGAACGTCGAACCCGCGAACGACCCCGACGCCTCCCACCCTGTGAGCTACGTCATCGAACACGAGGCGGGCACGTTCTTCCATGGCGGGGACGCCCGGCCCGGCGAGTTCGCGCCGATCGGCGAGGACTACGACATCGACCTCGGAGTGCTGGCCTTCGGCACAGTGGGAACGATTCCCGATAAGGAGACGGGCGAGCCCCAGAGAACCAAGTGGTACAGCGACGAGACCCAGATCATCGAGAGCGCGAACGACCTGCGACTCGACCGCCTCCTGCCGAGCCACTGGGACATGTGGAAGGGACTGACGGCTGACCCGAAGAACCTCCACCACCACGCTGCGAGCTTCGAGTACCCCCGACGGCTGGAGCTCGTCGAGATCGGCGACCGGGTCGATCTCTGA